A part of Frankiaceae bacterium genomic DNA contains:
- a CDS encoding Lsr2 family protein produces the protein MAQKTQVLLTCDLEDGEKPASQTIGFSVEGSTYEIDLCDKHAKQFREAMASFIASGRRGSQAGARRRRSSGGGDRQRTQEIRAWARKKGIKVSERGRLSSDVVAKYEASGGR, from the coding sequence ATGGCTCAGAAGACGCAAGTGCTCCTAACTTGCGATCTAGAGGACGGCGAGAAGCCCGCCAGCCAGACCATCGGTTTCAGCGTTGAGGGCAGTACGTACGAGATTGACCTCTGCGACAAGCACGCCAAGCAGTTCCGCGAGGCTATGGCCTCGTTCATCGCCTCGGGGCGTCGGGGTAGCCAGGCCGGTGCTCGCCGTCGCCGGTCGAGTGGTGGCGGCGACCGTCAGCGGACCCAGGAGATCAGGGCCTGGGCACGCAAGAAGGGCATCAAGGTCAGCGAGCGCGGGCGGCTGTCCTCCGATGTGGTGGCGAAGTACGAAGCGAGCGGCGGTCGGTAG